From Desmodus rotundus isolate HL8 chromosome 12, HLdesRot8A.1, whole genome shotgun sequence, one genomic window encodes:
- the FCMR gene encoding immunoglobulin mu Fc receptor: MDLWLWLLYFLPVSGALRRLPEVKLEGMLGGSITIECPLPKMSVRVYLCREVAKAEACITVVSRTFVKEEYKHRATLNLFQDRNLFIVEMTELTESDSGVYACGAGMYTDRDKTQKVILEVHSDYETFWEKELMPEIPPWLQGLQQVATPPWFRNPAHASPFEFIPKATTSAPRTEAPPTRHSSPTTPVIHLPRVSRSSSVAAAKPTTLLPTTTDSKTSTLKGLLRPQTASYDHHTRLYRQRAFNHGPVSRMHGQGFHILIPTALGLILLAVLGLVVKKVIRRKKALSRRVRRLALRMRALEASQRPLSQRPPVSQWPRSQNNVYSACPRRDRGAHAAGEREAPVPDPGASAPPAPPQVSEAPWPHVPSLKTSCEYMSIYYQPAAKVEDTDSDDYINVSCLTHPSSCPPGPKP, encoded by the exons ATGGACCTCTGGCTTTGGTTACTTTACTTCCTACCAG TATCTGGAGCTCTGAGGAGGCTCCCAGAAGTCAAGCTGGAGGGGATGCTGGGCGGATCTATTACCATTGAGTGTCCACTTCCTAAAATGTCTGTGAGGGTGTATCTGTGCCGGGAGGTGGCCAAAGCTGAAGCATGTATCACCGTGGTGTCCAGAACATTTGTCAAAGAGGAATACAAACACCGAGCCACCCTGAATCTGTTTCAAGACCGGAATCTGTTCATAGTGGAGATGACAGAGCTGACCGAGAGTGACAGCGGAGTCTATGCCTGTGGGGCAGGCATGTACACGGACCGGGACAAGACCCAGAAAGTCATCCTAGAGGTCCACAGTG ACTATGAGACATTCTGGGAAAAGGAGCTGATGCCTGAGATTCCACCATGGCTTCAGGGACTTCAGCAGGTGGCGACGCCCCCTTGGTTCCGGAATCCTGCACATGCCAGTCCTTTTGAATTCATACCCAAAG CAACCACATCAGCTCCAAGGACAGAGGCCCCTCCAACACGCCACTCCTCCCCGACCACCCCAGTCATTCACCTCCCTCGAGTTTCCAGATCATCTTCGGTGGCTGCTGCCAAGCCCACAACCCTCCTGCCAACCACCACAGACTCAAAGACCTCAACCCTGAAAGGGCTGCTCAGGCCCCAGACAGCCAGCTACGACCATCACACCAGGCTTTATAGGCAGAG aGCCTTCAACCACGGCCCAGTGTCTCGAATGCACGGCCAAGGATTTCACATTCTGATCCCCACCGCCCTGGGCCTCATACTGCTGGCAGTTCTAGGGCTAGTGGTGAAAAAGGTCATCCGAAGGAAGAAAG CTCTCTCCAGGCGGGTCCGCCGACTGGCCCTGAGGATGAGAGCCCTGGAGGCCTCCCAGCGGCCCCTGTCGCAGCGACCTCCGGTGTCTCAGTGGCCACGCTCCCAAAACAACGTGTACAGTGCCTGTCCTCGGCGCGATCGGGGGGCCCACGCAGCGG GTGAGCGGGAGGCACCTGTCCCGGACCCCGGAGCGTCTGCGCCACCCGCCCCGCCGCAG GTGTCCGAAGCTCCCTGGCCCCATGTGCCGTCTCTGAAGACCAGCTGTGAATATATGAGCATCTACTACCAGCCTGCTGCCAAGGTGGAGGACACCGATTCAGATGACTACATCAATGTCTCCTGCCTGACTCACCCCTCCAGCTGTCCTCCTGGGCCCAAACCTTGA
- the IL24 gene encoding LOW QUALITY PROTEIN: interleukin-24 (The sequence of the model RefSeq protein was modified relative to this genomic sequence to represent the inferred CDS: substituted 1 base at 1 genomic stop codon) — MNFQERLXSLWTLSSRVWAPPLLWMGSPMQKAALPCLSLILLIWSQGSGVQGQEFRFGPCQVEGVVFQELWEAFRAMKDIVQAQDKITSVRLLRREVLQNISDAESCYLIRALLNFYLNTVFKNYHKKAAEFRIQKSFSTLANNFIVILSKLQPSQEKKMFSTSESARRRFLLFQGAFKQLDIEAAQTKAFGEVDILLTWMQKFYQL; from the exons ATGAATTTTCAAGAGAGGCTTTGAAGTCTGTGGA CTCTATCCTCCCGGGTTTGGGCTCC TCCTTTGCTGTGGATGGGCTCCCCAATGCAGAAGGCTGCCCTCCCCTGCCTGAGTCTCATCCTGCTTATCTGGAGCCAGGGTTCAGGTGTCCAAGGCCAAGAATTCCGATTTGGGCCCTGCCAAGTGGAGGGAGTAGTTTTCCAGGAACTGTGGGAAGCCTTCCGGGCTATGAAGGACATTGTG CAAGCTCAGGATAAGATCACGAGTGTCCGGCTGCTGCGGAGGGAGGTTCTGCAGAACATCTCG GATGCTGAGAGCTGTTACCTCATTCGTGCCCTGCTGAACTTCTACCTGAATACCGTTTTCAAAAACTACCATAAGAAGGCAGCTGAATTCAGGATCCAGAAGTCGTTCTCTACTCTGGCCAACAATTTTATTGTCATCCTGTCAAAACTGCAACCCAGT CAGGAAAAGAAGATGTTTTCCACGAGTGAGAGCGCCCGCAGGCGGTTCCTGCTGTTCCAGGGAGCATTTAAACAG CTGGACATAGAAGCAGCTCAGACCAAAGCCTTTGGAGAAGTGGACATTCTCCTGACCTGGATGCAAAAGTTCTACCAGCTCTAA